The following DNA comes from Enterocloster bolteae.
ATCCTGATTTTCCAAATTCAGCACCCCCAGACTGTCCCAGTATACAGTATCCGGTTCCTTCCTGATTTTCGCCATTATGACAATGCAGCTCAAATCGCAGTCATCCTCGCACACAAGTACAGGCACATTCAAGTCCTCCACCGAATCCACCATCTCCCAGATAAAACGGTTCTCAGCCTTCCACACCAGCTCACCTGTCCATGCGGGCAGCAGTCCTTCCAGGGAGCCGAATACTTCCAGCCTGGGACATGCCCCTGCACTTACCGCCTCATTCAGATATCTGACAATGGGTCTGCCGTCAATCATCCAGTAGTATTCCCCGTAATCATATATGGTTTGTACCAGCTCCATGTGAATCCGGTTCATGCATTTTCCTCCTGGCTTATTCCCCGCTCCAAAATCCCCTGTCCTAAAACCACTTTTTCCTCTTAAAGAACCATATTTCCACTGCCACAATCAGCAGGCAGAGAATGCAGATCACTGCGTAGCCATAGGGAAAGCCCAGCTCCGGCATATTGATAAAATTCATGCCGTACCATCCCGCGATCAGGGAAAGGGGCATGAATACAGTGGTCACAATGGTGAGGAATTTCATGATTTCATTCTGGCGTATGTCCACCTGGGTCTGGTGCATTTCACGCAGCTGCATGGAATACTCCTTCATCATCTGCACCGTGGCATAAAGGCGCCCCGCCTTATCGGAAAACAGGCCGAACAGCAGGCTGTCCCTTTCATTCCCTCTCTCGGCCGCATCCTGCTGCAGGGTTTCCCCCATGTCGGAGAGCTGTTCATAGTAAACGCTCAATGCGGACAAATCCTTCCTGGCTGCCAGGATTCTCACGTCAAATTCCTCTGACTCCCTCTTAAGCAGTCCTTCCTCCAGGCGTGTCAGGCGGTCCTCGTACTGCTGGAGAAAAATCACATCCTCCTTCAGCAGATATTCCATCACATCAAAAAGCTGCAGGGAAGGAGATGTTACATCTGTCATCTGGTAATCCTGCATCTCATCCAGAAGCCCCCTTACATAACCGCTGTCATCCATAAAGATCAGCTTTTCCCCGGTAAGGCAATAGCCGAATACCTGCTTTTCCTTTGACGGGTCCTCCTTGGAAGGAATGGCAAATGTGCCTGCCACCGCTGCTCTAAACACATCTGCCTTGCAGAACCGTATATGGTTCAGACCGCTGCCGGAAAATATTCTCCGGTAAATATCCGGGCAGGCGGTCCGAAACTCTTCCATGGTAAGGATTTCAACCGGATGGGACTGCCCGGCGGATACACCGGCATCCGGGTCATCCTTGCTGTGATCATTCCAATGGTATTTCATATGGTATCCCCCATGCTTTTTTATGTCATTGTAACACGGAACAGCCAGGACGTCAAAAGGCCGGGCGCCTGTGACTGGCTGCCCGGCCTTTTATTTTAAATAGTCTTAAAGTGACTGGTTCCCTACAGATAATGAGGGGTCTTTGGTGTCAGCACCTCACTGCCGTCCTCCGTTATCAGCACCATATCCTCAATATTAAATCCATTGACTCCCCGTATATAACAGGGCACCTCCATAGCCAGGACCATGCCTGGTTCCAAAAGCCGTTCTGCGGAAGCATTGATATACGGCTCCTCTGCCGTGGCAGGACCCAGGCTGATGCTGTGGCCGCAGTGGCCTCTTCTGTAACAGGGATACTGCTCTTTTACATATTCATAGGCAGTCCGGAACAATTCACAGACAGGAAGCCCCGGCCTTGCGGCTGCAATCATCCTTCTCTGTCCCTCATACAGGCGGTCCTTCAGCCGGAACAGCTCCGGGGCGGCATCCTTCATAACCCATGCCCGGGAAGTATCCGTGGTATAAAAATCAAACTCCGCATTAACCCCGGCATCATATTTGACCACATGGGTGCTCTCTATGATTCCGTCCTCCGGGAGCGTGAGCCTGGCTCCCGAAGGGCCTGTGGAAAACATAGACCATGAGCTGGGTACACAGAAACCCGTTGCAATGACTGACTGTCTGAAACAGTCCGCCATCTCTCTTTCTCTCACCCCCGGCCGCACCATCCGGCTCACCTGGTAAAAGCCTTCATCCGCAATCCGGCACAGGGTGCGGAACATCTGTATCTCATCCTCCGCTTTCACGCTTCTGGCCAGTACAAACATGGACGATATATCCACAAATTCGGCTTCCGGAAACGTCTCCTGAAGCTGCCGGAAATAGGGTACATTCAGATACGCAAGCTCCACTCCCAGCTTCTTATGGGCCAGGTCCATGTCCCGTACCATTTTCTTCAGCATGTCAAAGGAGGATTCCATGGATTGTTTATCGACTGTTTTGGCAGCCCCTGTGATTTCGTCCCAGGTCTTTACTCCCACCCAGGTATCATAGGGACGAACCACAAACTCCGAAGCCTCCTCTCCCAGTCTTTCCTTCTGTTCCCTCACCCGCTTTTCAAACGTGAGTTCCTCATAGTCCATGGTGGTAAGCTGGGTGGCAGTCTTGTCATCCGAGGACATGACTGCCAGAGCAAAACCAGGCTGTCTTGAAACCGTGTGCTGGTGTCCTGCAAACCCTGTCACATAGTGGAAATTTTCCGGCGATGACACGATAGCGCCATCCAGGCCCCTTTCCCGGAGCATTGACTTAATCCGGCGCTCCTTTGGTTTTATGACTACCTTCTCATATTTCATTTTTCTGCGCTCCTAACTGCATGTGCTGCCCCGCACATCTGCCAGTTCATGGTCCGGCAAATTTACCGTCCCATCTTCCTGTCCACGGCTGCCTTTAACTGTCCCAATGCCCTTTCAATGGTCGCCCTCGGACACGCAATGTTCATGCGCATGTAGCCGCCGCCCTCCGGTCCGAATCCCCGTCCGTCGTTTAAGGCCAGTCCTGCATCCTGCACCATAAATGTCTGAAGCTCATCCCCTGAAAGCCCCAGCTCCCGGCAGTCCAGCCACAGCAGATACGTGCTCTCCGGCTTAAGAAAATGAATTTCCGGTATATTTTTCTTCAGGTAATCCCATGTATAGTCAATATTCCCCTCCAGGTAATCCAGAAGCTGCTCCAGCCATTCCCCGCCTTCCCGGAATGCGGTTTCCACAGCCACCAGACTAAAACAATTATTGCGGTGTACATCCATGCCGAACCAGAATTTCTCATATCTATCCTTCATCTCATGATTTGGGAAGAACAGGGTAGCTGCCTGAAGTCCTGCCAGGTTAAATGTCTTGGTAGCCGAGGTGCAGGTGATGGTAATATCAGCAATTTCTCCGGAAACACCTGCCATAACAGTATGGCGGTGTCCATATAGCATCAGGTCGGAATGAATCTCATCGGAAATAATGGGTATCTGGTATCGGACGCATATGTCCCCTACCTTTTCCAGCTCCTCCCTTGTCCAGGAGCGCCCCACCGGGTTGTGCGGATTGCACATGATTAAAAGGCCGGGCCTGCGCTTTGCGGCTTCCTCAAAAGCCTCATAATCAATTTCATAATACCCGTCCTGCTCCTTAAGTGAAACAGTCAGCGGAGTCCTGCCGCTGTTGACAACGGAATCATGGAATTCAGAGTAGACCGGAGTAAAATACATCACCTCCTGGCCCGGCTCCGTAAACTCGCGCACAATGGTGCAGATAGCCGGAATGACGCCCAGGGCAAACGCTGCCAGGCTTTTGTCAAAGTCATAACCGTTGCGGTCCTTCTGCCACCGGCACACAGCTTCATAGTAGGAAGCAGGCCGCGTGGTGTAGCCGAATATCCCCTGTTTGTTTCTCTCCTCCATGGCGTCCATGATGGGTTGGGCAGTTTTCAAATCCATATCTGCAATCCACATGGGAATCAGGCCCTCCCTGCCGAATTTTCTGGCGCATTCATCATACTTTGCAGAAAAATTACGGCTGCGGTCCACGGGTTCATCAAAATTATATTTCAAATCGTTTATCCTCCTTTTTGCGGGGAAAATACTCCGCTAAAATAACCGTAGGGAGCCCCCTCCCGGGCCGCCCATACCGGCCGGCTGCAAGGAGGGAATTCTCCCCTTTCATCAGAGCCTGTTCCTGCAGGCTCCGGTGCTGTATTGCGCAGATTCATTAAACGCAGTACTAATTTTTCAGTCTTGGGTCCAGGGCATCCCTCAGGCCGTCCCCCACCAGATTCAGGGATAAGGCAATGGTTGCAATGGTCAGCCCCGGAAACAGTACGCCCCATACAGAGTAGCGCATATACTCCTTTGCGTCGGAAAGCATGGAGCCCAGCTCCGGAGCCGGCGGCTGCTGGCCCAGGCCAAGATAGCTGAGGGCTGCCGTATTCAGAATCTGCGCCGCCACAGCCATGGTGGCCTGCACTATAATTGTTCCCACTGCATTGGGTAATATGTGTCTTACTATGATGAATACAGGGGAACAGCCGTAAGCCTTGGCAGCCTCTATGTACTCCATGTCCACAATATTAAATACCGCGGACCGGACCACCCTGGTAAAGCCGGGTACCTGGGAAATAATGAGCGCCAGAATCAGGTTGCGTATACCGGCTCCCAGGGACGCCGCTATGGCAATAGCCAGAAGCAGTGTTGGAATCCCCATAAATACGTCCAGTATGCGCATCAGCACCGTATCCACCTTGCCCCCGTAATAAGCCACGATGGACCCCAGCAGACAGGCAATCAGACAGGCCACTGCCGTGGATACAATACCCACGGTCAGGGACACCCTGGCCCCGAAGAGCACACGGGCAAAAATGTCGCGGCCATAATCGTCTGTTCCAAACAAA
Coding sequences within:
- a CDS encoding CorA family divalent cation transporter; this encodes MKYHWNDHSKDDPDAGVSAGQSHPVEILTMEEFRTACPDIYRRIFSGSGLNHIRFCKADVFRAAVAGTFAIPSKEDPSKEKQVFGYCLTGEKLIFMDDSGYVRGLLDEMQDYQMTDVTSPSLQLFDVMEYLLKEDVIFLQQYEDRLTRLEEGLLKRESEEFDVRILAARKDLSALSVYYEQLSDMGETLQQDAAERGNERDSLLFGLFSDKAGRLYATVQMMKEYSMQLREMHQTQVDIRQNEIMKFLTIVTTVFMPLSLIAGWYGMNFINMPELGFPYGYAVICILCLLIVAVEIWFFKRKKWF
- a CDS encoding M24 family metallopeptidase, with the translated sequence MKYEKVVIKPKERRIKSMLRERGLDGAIVSSPENFHYVTGFAGHQHTVSRQPGFALAVMSSDDKTATQLTTMDYEELTFEKRVREQKERLGEEASEFVVRPYDTWVGVKTWDEITGAAKTVDKQSMESSFDMLKKMVRDMDLAHKKLGVELAYLNVPYFRQLQETFPEAEFVDISSMFVLARSVKAEDEIQMFRTLCRIADEGFYQVSRMVRPGVREREMADCFRQSVIATGFCVPSSWSMFSTGPSGARLTLPEDGIIESTHVVKYDAGVNAEFDFYTTDTSRAWVMKDAAPELFRLKDRLYEGQRRMIAAARPGLPVCELFRTAYEYVKEQYPCYRRGHCGHSISLGPATAEEPYINASAERLLEPGMVLAMEVPCYIRGVNGFNIEDMVLITEDGSEVLTPKTPHYL
- a CDS encoding MalY/PatB family protein gives rise to the protein MKYNFDEPVDRSRNFSAKYDECARKFGREGLIPMWIADMDLKTAQPIMDAMEERNKQGIFGYTTRPASYYEAVCRWQKDRNGYDFDKSLAAFALGVIPAICTIVREFTEPGQEVMYFTPVYSEFHDSVVNSGRTPLTVSLKEQDGYYEIDYEAFEEAAKRRPGLLIMCNPHNPVGRSWTREELEKVGDICVRYQIPIISDEIHSDLMLYGHRHTVMAGVSGEIADITITCTSATKTFNLAGLQAATLFFPNHEMKDRYEKFWFGMDVHRNNCFSLVAVETAFREGGEWLEQLLDYLEGNIDYTWDYLKKNIPEIHFLKPESTYLLWLDCRELGLSGDELQTFMVQDAGLALNDGRGFGPEGGGYMRMNIACPRATIERALGQLKAAVDRKMGR
- a CDS encoding ABC transporter permease produces the protein MPNDNLQPDTVKKDRKKQSRAAEIWKRFRRSKLAMVGFVIIVTVVLLAAFASVICDYEADAITQNYDARFLGPSLHHLFGTDDYGRDIFARVLFGARVSLTVGIVSTAVACLIACLLGSIVAYYGGKVDTVLMRILDVFMGIPTLLLAIAIAASLGAGIRNLILALIISQVPGFTRVVRSAVFNIVDMEYIEAAKAYGCSPVFIIVRHILPNAVGTIIVQATMAVAAQILNTAALSYLGLGQQPPAPELGSMLSDAKEYMRYSVWGVLFPGLTIATIALSLNLVGDGLRDALDPRLKN